Part of the Sulfoacidibacillus ferrooxidans genome, CCTTTAGCGGAGGATCCAGCCTGTTCTTATGTACCTACACAGTTCCATGCGAAGTAATCCATAAAAGGTGGAATCTACAATCATGAATAACCCTCATGTGGTCATTATAGGGGGAGGAATCACTGGGCTTGTGGCCGCCTATCGTCTCCATCAACTCTATGCATCTGAAACAGAAGGTGCTATATCGTGTACTCTCGTAGAAAAAGAGG contains:
- a CDS encoding FAD-dependent oxidoreductase, with translation MNNPHVVIIGGGITGLVAAYRLHQLYASETEGAISCTLVEKE